One Gloeobacter morelensis MG652769 DNA window includes the following coding sequences:
- the uvrA gene encoding excinuclease ABC subunit UvrA: MMNGNGGKDCIHIQGARQHNLKNISLKIPRNQLVVITGVSGSGKSSLAFDTIFAEGQRRYVESLSAYARQFLGQLDKPDVDHIDGLSPAISIDQKSTSHNPRSTVGTVTEIYDYLRLLFGRAGKPFCPVCGLPIEPQTIEQIVDRVLELPEGTRFQLLAPVVRGKKGTHAKLLSALASEGFVRVRVDGRVHELSEKIDLEKNQSHTVEIVVDRLVRREGIAERLADSLATALERAEGTVVVELLPRDDEERARLVEISRRHGLHDSESEVGIEMVFSANYACPVHGSVMEELSPRMFSFNSPYGACPSCHGLGAIQEFSPDLVVPDPAKPVSEAVLPWAESSNPYYGELLKSLGKQLGFSPASAWHLLTSTQRQTILYGLEERVFVDAESFYNNTRGYFTKFEGVIPGLKRRLAEAASERVKLKLEQYIVSQPCAECKGTRLKPQVTAVKIAGYSILEFTSVPIDTCLGMLDTLTLSERQARIAHEVLREIRARLQFLVDVGLEYLTLDRSANTLSGGEAQRIRLATQIGSGLTGVLYVLDEPSIGLHQRDNERLLRTLFRLRSLDNTLLVVEHDEDTMRAADHLIDIGPGAGVHGGRVVAQGTVEDIVLCPESITGAYLSGRRRIETPAVRRCGNGLRLSIRGASRNNLRSVAVEIPLGKFVCVTGVSGSGKSTLINEILYPYLKHHFGRTSPRPHGVEAVEGVAHLDKVIVIDQSPIGRTPRSNPATYTGAFDAIREIFSMTIEAKARGYEPGRFSFNVKGGRCEACKGEGVNVIAMNFLPDVYVQCDVCKGKRYNRETLQVKYKNKTIADVLEMTVEEACQFFENIPKAINKLETLRQVGLDYIRLGQPAPTLSGGEAQRIKLATELSRRSTGKTLYLLDEPSTGLSFYDVHKLLDVLVKLVDTGNTVVVIEHNLDILRVCDWIIDLGPEGGRKGGQIVATGTPEQVAAVEASYTGQFLRRVLEPAPRMLVGSEAAQQ, from the coding sequence ATGATGAACGGCAACGGCGGCAAAGATTGCATTCACATCCAGGGAGCGCGCCAGCACAACCTCAAGAACATTTCCCTGAAGATTCCCCGCAACCAACTGGTGGTGATTACCGGGGTGTCAGGCTCCGGAAAATCTTCGCTGGCTTTCGACACGATTTTTGCCGAGGGGCAGCGCCGCTATGTCGAATCGCTCTCAGCCTACGCCCGCCAGTTTTTGGGCCAACTCGACAAGCCCGATGTCGATCATATCGATGGGCTGAGTCCTGCCATCTCGATCGATCAAAAATCGACCTCCCACAACCCACGCTCGACCGTGGGTACGGTCACCGAGATTTATGATTATTTGCGCCTGTTGTTCGGGCGGGCGGGCAAGCCCTTTTGTCCGGTGTGCGGTCTACCCATCGAGCCGCAGACCATCGAGCAGATTGTCGATCGGGTGCTCGAGTTACCGGAGGGCACGCGCTTTCAATTGCTCGCCCCGGTCGTGCGCGGCAAAAAAGGCACCCACGCCAAGCTGCTTTCGGCCCTCGCTTCGGAGGGTTTTGTGCGGGTGCGCGTCGATGGGCGCGTCCACGAACTGAGCGAAAAGATCGACCTGGAAAAGAATCAAAGCCACACCGTCGAGATCGTCGTCGATCGGTTGGTGCGGCGCGAGGGGATCGCCGAGCGGCTGGCCGATTCGCTCGCCACTGCCCTTGAGCGTGCCGAGGGGACAGTCGTAGTCGAACTATTGCCGCGCGACGACGAAGAGCGCGCGCGCCTGGTAGAAATTTCCCGGCGCCACGGCCTGCACGACAGCGAGAGCGAGGTGGGCATCGAAATGGTCTTCTCCGCCAACTACGCCTGCCCGGTACACGGCTCGGTGATGGAGGAACTCTCGCCGCGGATGTTCTCGTTCAACTCGCCCTACGGCGCCTGTCCGAGTTGCCACGGCCTGGGAGCCATCCAAGAATTCTCCCCGGATCTGGTGGTGCCCGACCCGGCCAAACCGGTGAGCGAAGCCGTTTTGCCCTGGGCGGAGTCGAGTAACCCCTACTACGGTGAGTTACTCAAGAGTTTGGGCAAGCAACTTGGCTTCTCCCCTGCCTCTGCGTGGCATCTGCTGACCAGCACCCAGCGGCAAACGATCCTCTACGGCTTGGAGGAGCGGGTGTTCGTGGATGCCGAGTCGTTCTACAACAACACCCGCGGCTACTTCACCAAGTTCGAAGGGGTAATCCCAGGGCTCAAGCGCCGTCTGGCGGAGGCCGCCTCCGAGCGGGTCAAGCTCAAGCTCGAACAATACATCGTCTCCCAGCCCTGCGCCGAGTGCAAAGGCACCCGCCTCAAGCCCCAGGTGACGGCGGTCAAAATTGCCGGCTATTCGATTCTGGAATTTACCTCGGTGCCCATCGACACCTGTCTGGGGATGCTCGATACGCTCACCCTCAGCGAGCGGCAGGCGCGCATCGCCCACGAGGTACTGCGGGAAATTCGCGCCCGGCTGCAGTTTCTGGTCGATGTCGGCCTCGAATACCTGACCCTCGATCGCTCGGCCAATACGCTTTCGGGGGGTGAAGCCCAGCGCATCCGCCTTGCCACCCAGATCGGCTCGGGGCTTACCGGGGTGCTCTACGTGCTGGACGAACCGTCGATCGGCCTGCACCAGCGCGACAACGAGCGGCTGTTGCGCACGCTATTCAGGCTGCGCTCCCTGGACAACACGCTTCTGGTCGTCGAGCACGACGAGGATACAATGCGCGCTGCCGATCATTTAATCGACATCGGCCCCGGCGCTGGAGTCCATGGCGGCCGGGTGGTGGCCCAGGGAACCGTCGAGGACATCGTGCTTTGCCCCGAATCGATCACCGGCGCGTACCTCTCGGGCAGGCGGCGCATCGAGACTCCCGCCGTCCGCCGCTGCGGCAACGGTCTGAGGCTTTCTATCCGGGGTGCGTCGCGCAACAATTTGCGCTCGGTCGCTGTCGAAATTCCGTTGGGCAAATTCGTCTGTGTCACCGGTGTGTCCGGCTCCGGCAAATCGACCCTCATCAACGAAATTCTTTACCCCTACCTCAAGCACCACTTCGGCCGCACCAGCCCCCGGCCGCATGGGGTCGAAGCGGTCGAGGGCGTCGCCCACCTCGACAAAGTGATCGTCATCGACCAATCGCCCATCGGCCGCACGCCGCGCTCGAATCCGGCTACCTACACCGGGGCTTTCGACGCCATTCGCGAAATCTTTTCGATGACCATCGAAGCGAAGGCCCGCGGCTACGAGCCGGGCCGCTTCTCCTTCAACGTCAAGGGCGGGCGGTGCGAGGCGTGCAAGGGCGAAGGCGTCAACGTCATCGCCATGAACTTCCTGCCCGATGTCTATGTGCAGTGCGACGTCTGCAAGGGCAAGCGCTACAACCGCGAGACCCTCCAGGTCAAATATAAAAACAAAACGATCGCCGATGTGCTGGAGATGACCGTCGAGGAAGCCTGCCAGTTTTTTGAGAACATCCCCAAGGCTATCAACAAGCTGGAGACGCTCCGGCAGGTGGGGCTCGATTACATTCGCCTCGGACAGCCCGCCCCAACCCTCTCGGGGGGCGAGGCCCAGCGCATCAAACTGGCCACCGAACTGTCGCGCCGCTCGACGGGCAAGACGCTGTATCTGCTCGATGAGCCGAGCACCGGGCTGTCTTTCTATGACGTACACAAATTGCTCGACGTGCTCGTGAAGCTGGTGGATACCGGCAACACCGTGGTCGTCATCGAACATAATCTGGATATCCTGCGCGTGTGCGACTGGATTATCGATCTCGGGCCGGAAGGGGGCCGCAAGGGCGGCCAGATCGTGGCCACCGGCACTCCCGAACAGGTGGCAGCGGTCGAAGCTTCCTACACCGGCCAATTCCTGCGCCGTGTGTTGGAGCCAGCGCCGAGGATGCTGGTCGGCTCGGAGGCGGCCCAGCAGTAG